The Puntigrus tetrazona isolate hp1 chromosome 23, ASM1883169v1, whole genome shotgun sequence genome has a segment encoding these proteins:
- the tpx2 gene encoding targeting protein for Xklp2 isoform X2, translating into MEGCSADAYTWDAPSHVIESIDDFALDPQDNADQWFELKAAPTDGIVEQLTTPLRTHPFDETHDTDRIKALSLIKKDEETSSEVQESTSAEVPSNIVTSWGNGRTTAAPAQGQTSQPPGVSKRPAPGNARPTTPPLVKKRRLSSTGVVRRSGAGARSSVRLRKKSAIASKASNTASASNIQPKSTEQQELERIEALQKEVAEQRRKNEASYRAALAGSQPPKKHVLSTTIPKEFNFHSDSKLKNHTDGGSAVDNSYKEMDFTSQLRKHPSSHLKAPKGTTIPKPFNLSRGKRKLDETVAYVPMAQQIEQFQKLTPTRYHLRSRQSQARGPSPVKADKLKITYPKTPQLMTSQRHRPTMVKSTAEIEAEEIQQFKFKPLELNRKILEGALVPKKPDSKEVTKPEGFQLEIEKRLQERQASKKPEVEEDNSFHPRPLPTRILKEVVGVPEKKVLNPTVPVSPAFALKKRVKMERKKEEEKPPAPIKALAMPHFLPFQPKLPVKSQVEMCPFSFEERDRERREIKEKKLEEMRNEEVFKFKAQLLPDFHEVHLPDVKRIEPTKPAPFKLKVDERGAAKSERWEQMIKEELKQQAEAACFKAQPNNVTHKEPFVPKKDNRSILVPEGFQLATEQRAKERMEFEKELSEKEAQRVRVQAQWAREREEQEKEEIARLRQEQVRKAQPIRQYKPLELKKSDVPLTVPQSPKFSNRFRF; encoded by the exons ATGGAAGGGTGCTCTGCTGATGCGTATACCTGGGATGCCCCTTCTCATGTTATAGAGTCTATTGATGATTTTGCATTGGATCCTCAGGATAATGCTGACCAGTGGTTTG AGTTGAAGGCAGCTCCTACAGATGGCATTGTGGAGCAGCTCACCACCCCTTTACGGACACATCCTTTTGATGAAACCCATGATACAGACAGAATTAAAGCTCTATCTCTTATCAAAAAAGATGAGGAGACAAGCTCAG AAGTCCAAGAAAGCACCTCAGCCGAGGTCCCATCTAACATAGTCACATCATGGGGAAATGGCAGAACTACTGCAGCTCCTGCTCAGGGCCAGACATCTCAACCACCTGG AGTGTCCAAACGGCCTGCACCTGGAAATGCAAGGCCTACAACACCACCTCTTGTCAAGAAAAGACGACT AAGCTCAACAGGAGTTGTGCGACGCAGTGGTGCTGGTGCGAGGAGTAGTGTTCGGCTGAGAAAGAAATCAGCCATTGCTTCAAAGGCCTCAAATACTGCTTCTGCCTCCAACATACA ACCGAAAAGCACAGAACAGCAAGAGTTGGAGCGCATTGAGGCTTTACAGAAAGAGGTGGCAGAACAGCGGCGTAAGAACGAGGCGAGCTACAGGGCTGCACTGGCAGGCA GTCAGCCTCCTAAGAAACATGTGCTCTCCACCACAATTCCCAAAGAATTTAATTTCCACTCGGATAGCAAGTTGAAGAACCACACGGATGGAGGTTCTGCAGTTGACAACTCTTACAAAGAGATGGATTTCACCTCTCAGCTCCGCAAGCACCCATCTTCCCAT CTGAAGGCTCCAAAGGGAACAACCATTCCCAAGCCCTTCAACCTTTCCAGAGGAAAGAGGAAGCTTGATGAGACGGTAGCCTACGTGCCAATGGCCCAACAGATTGAACAGTTTCAGAAACTCACTCCCACTCGCTATCATCTGCGTAGTAGGCAGAGCCAGGCAAGAG ggCCTTCACCAGTGAAGGCTGACAAGCTAAAAATCACATACCCCAAAACACCACAGCTAATGACTAGCCAGAGACATCGTCCCACAATGGTGAAAAGCACCGCAGAAATTGAAGCAGAGGAAATACAGCA GTTTAAGTTCAAACCTCTAGAACTCAACAGAAAGATTCTAGAAGGAGCTTTGGTTCCTAAAAAGCCGGATAGCAAAGAAGTTACCAAGCCTGAGGGTTTCCAGCTGGAGATTGAGAAGCGACTTCAGGAGAGGCAGGCAAGTAAGAAGCCCGAGGTAGAAGAGGACAACTCGTTCCATCCCAGACCTCTGCCAACTCGAATTCTGAAGGAAGTTGTG GGTGTCCCTGAGAAGAAGGTTCTGAATCCTACTGTTCCAGTATCGCCAGCATTTGCTCTTAAAAAACGTGTGaaaatggaaaggaaaaaagaagag GAGAAGCCTCCTGCTCCAATTAAGGCACTTGCTATGCCCCACTTCCTACCCTTTCAGCCCAAACTGCCAGTCAAGAGCCAGGTAGAAATGTGCCCTTTCTCATTTGAGGAACGGGATCGTGAACGTAGAGAAATTAAGGAGAAGAAACTGgaagaaatgagaaatgaggag GTATTTAAGTTTAAGGCCCAACTCCTTCCTGACTTCCATGAAGTGCACCTTCCTGATGTAAAGAGAATAGAGCCCACCAAACCTGCTCCTTTCAAGCTGAAGGTTGATGAACGAGGAGCTGCAAAGAGTGAACGCTGGGAGCAGATG ATAAAGGAGGAGTTAAAACAACAGGCCGAAGCAGCGTGTTTTAAGGCACAACCAAACAATGTAACGCACAAAGAACCATTTGTACCGAAAAAGGATAATCGCTCCATCTTGG TTCCTGAGGGATTCCAGTTGGCCACAGAACAGAGAGCCAAGGAACGTATGGAGTTTGAAAAGGAGTTAAGTGAGAAGGAGGCGCAGAGGGTCCGTGTTCAGGCACAGTGGGCAAGAGAGCGAGAGGAGCAGGAAAAAGAGGAGATTGCAAGGCTGCGACAGGAACAG GTGCGCAAGGCCCAGCCAATCAGACAGTACAAGCCACTGGAGTTGAAAAAGAGTGACGTGCCTCTTACAGTGCCCCAGTCTCCAAAGTTTTCAAATCGTTTCCGCTTTTAA
- the tpx2 gene encoding targeting protein for Xklp2 isoform X1 — translation MEGCSADAYTWDAPSHVIESIDDFALDPQDNADQWFELKAAPTDGIVEQLTTPLRTHPFDETHDTDRIKALSLIKKDEETSSEVQESTSAEVPSNIVTSWGNGRTTAAPAQGQTSQPPGVSKRPAPGNARPTTPPLVKKRRLSSTGVVRRSGAGARSSVRLRKKSAIASKASNTASASNIQPKSTEQQELERIEALQKEVAEQRRKNEASYRAALAGSQPPKKHVLSTTIPKEFNFHSDSKLKNHTDGGSAVDNSYKEMDFTSQLRKHPSSHLKAPKGTTIPKPFNLSRGKRKLDETVAYVPMAQQIEQFQKLTPTRYHLRSRQSQARGPSPVKADKLKITYPKTPQLMTSQRHRPTMVKSTAEIEAEEIQQFKFKPLELNRKILEGALVPKKPDSKEVTKPEGFQLEIEKRLQERQASKKPEVEEDNSFHPRPLPTRILKEVVGVPEKKVLNPTVPVSPAFALKKRVKMERKKEEEKPPAPIKALAMPHFLPFQPKLPVKSQVEMCPFSFEERDRERREIKEKKLEEMRNEEVFKFKAQLLPDFHEVHLPDVKRIEPTKPAPFKLKVDERGAAKSERWEQMIKEELKQQAEAACFKAQPNNVTHKEPFVPKKDNRSILANTTNSSVPEGFQLATEQRAKERMEFEKELSEKEAQRVRVQAQWAREREEQEKEEIARLRQEQVRKAQPIRQYKPLELKKSDVPLTVPQSPKFSNRFRF, via the exons ATGGAAGGGTGCTCTGCTGATGCGTATACCTGGGATGCCCCTTCTCATGTTATAGAGTCTATTGATGATTTTGCATTGGATCCTCAGGATAATGCTGACCAGTGGTTTG AGTTGAAGGCAGCTCCTACAGATGGCATTGTGGAGCAGCTCACCACCCCTTTACGGACACATCCTTTTGATGAAACCCATGATACAGACAGAATTAAAGCTCTATCTCTTATCAAAAAAGATGAGGAGACAAGCTCAG AAGTCCAAGAAAGCACCTCAGCCGAGGTCCCATCTAACATAGTCACATCATGGGGAAATGGCAGAACTACTGCAGCTCCTGCTCAGGGCCAGACATCTCAACCACCTGG AGTGTCCAAACGGCCTGCACCTGGAAATGCAAGGCCTACAACACCACCTCTTGTCAAGAAAAGACGACT AAGCTCAACAGGAGTTGTGCGACGCAGTGGTGCTGGTGCGAGGAGTAGTGTTCGGCTGAGAAAGAAATCAGCCATTGCTTCAAAGGCCTCAAATACTGCTTCTGCCTCCAACATACA ACCGAAAAGCACAGAACAGCAAGAGTTGGAGCGCATTGAGGCTTTACAGAAAGAGGTGGCAGAACAGCGGCGTAAGAACGAGGCGAGCTACAGGGCTGCACTGGCAGGCA GTCAGCCTCCTAAGAAACATGTGCTCTCCACCACAATTCCCAAAGAATTTAATTTCCACTCGGATAGCAAGTTGAAGAACCACACGGATGGAGGTTCTGCAGTTGACAACTCTTACAAAGAGATGGATTTCACCTCTCAGCTCCGCAAGCACCCATCTTCCCAT CTGAAGGCTCCAAAGGGAACAACCATTCCCAAGCCCTTCAACCTTTCCAGAGGAAAGAGGAAGCTTGATGAGACGGTAGCCTACGTGCCAATGGCCCAACAGATTGAACAGTTTCAGAAACTCACTCCCACTCGCTATCATCTGCGTAGTAGGCAGAGCCAGGCAAGAG ggCCTTCACCAGTGAAGGCTGACAAGCTAAAAATCACATACCCCAAAACACCACAGCTAATGACTAGCCAGAGACATCGTCCCACAATGGTGAAAAGCACCGCAGAAATTGAAGCAGAGGAAATACAGCA GTTTAAGTTCAAACCTCTAGAACTCAACAGAAAGATTCTAGAAGGAGCTTTGGTTCCTAAAAAGCCGGATAGCAAAGAAGTTACCAAGCCTGAGGGTTTCCAGCTGGAGATTGAGAAGCGACTTCAGGAGAGGCAGGCAAGTAAGAAGCCCGAGGTAGAAGAGGACAACTCGTTCCATCCCAGACCTCTGCCAACTCGAATTCTGAAGGAAGTTGTG GGTGTCCCTGAGAAGAAGGTTCTGAATCCTACTGTTCCAGTATCGCCAGCATTTGCTCTTAAAAAACGTGTGaaaatggaaaggaaaaaagaagag GAGAAGCCTCCTGCTCCAATTAAGGCACTTGCTATGCCCCACTTCCTACCCTTTCAGCCCAAACTGCCAGTCAAGAGCCAGGTAGAAATGTGCCCTTTCTCATTTGAGGAACGGGATCGTGAACGTAGAGAAATTAAGGAGAAGAAACTGgaagaaatgagaaatgaggag GTATTTAAGTTTAAGGCCCAACTCCTTCCTGACTTCCATGAAGTGCACCTTCCTGATGTAAAGAGAATAGAGCCCACCAAACCTGCTCCTTTCAAGCTGAAGGTTGATGAACGAGGAGCTGCAAAGAGTGAACGCTGGGAGCAGATG ATAAAGGAGGAGTTAAAACAACAGGCCGAAGCAGCGTGTTTTAAGGCACAACCAAACAATGTAACGCACAAAGAACCATTTGTACCGAAAAAGGATAATCGCTCCATCTTGG CCAATACTACTAATTCTTCAGTTCCTGAGGGATTCCAGTTGGCCACAGAACAGAGAGCCAAGGAACGTATGGAGTTTGAAAAGGAGTTAAGTGAGAAGGAGGCGCAGAGGGTCCGTGTTCAGGCACAGTGGGCAAGAGAGCGAGAGGAGCAGGAAAAAGAGGAGATTGCAAGGCTGCGACAGGAACAG GTGCGCAAGGCCCAGCCAATCAGACAGTACAAGCCACTGGAGTTGAAAAAGAGTGACGTGCCTCTTACAGTGCCCCAGTCTCCAAAGTTTTCAAATCGTTTCCGCTTTTAA